The proteins below come from a single Cannabis sativa cultivar Pink pepper isolate KNU-18-1 chromosome 3, ASM2916894v1, whole genome shotgun sequence genomic window:
- the LOC115708844 gene encoding uncharacterized protein LOC115708844 isoform X3 — MLVRQSVVPLSLGTFFKHLPILRPTTFSPRTLKRRTLSTSTILSSSYFETLTPTQKDQIHLYVDVLLQWNQKMNLTAIKEVNEVMERHVEDSLAVVPPIRNSYISHCSSSCNKLNLVDVGSGAGLPGVVLAIACPGWEVTLMESMKKRCVFLEHVVGQIGLSNVQVVRGRAEDLGQNLLFREQFDVAVARAVAEMRILAEYCLPLVRVGGLFVAAKGHNPEAEVMNAERAIGTMGASILQVCSVESQSPHGQRTAVVCLKARPTPRKYPRDPDI, encoded by the exons ATGCTAGTTAGACAGAGCGTAGTTCCCCTTTCTCTTGGGACTTTCTTCAAACACCTTCCCATTCTTAGGCCAACGACGTTTTCTCCACGCACACTCAAACGCAGAACCTTATCCACCTCCACAATTCTCTCCTCTTCCTACTTCGAAACGCTAACTCCCACCCAGAAGGATCAAATCCATCTCTACGTTGACGTTCTTCTTCAATGGAACCAG AAAATGAATTTGACAGCCATTAAAGAGGTTAACGAAGTCATGGAAAGACATGTGGAAGACTCGCTTGCTGTCGTACCTCCTATACGAAACTCTTACATCTCTCATTGTAGCTCATCGTGCAATAAACTTAACCTTGTTGATGTTGGGAGTGGTGCCGGTCTTCCTGGAGTTGTTTTAGCGATTGCTTGTCCTG GTTGGGAAGTTACCCTTATGGAGTCTATGAAGAAGCGTTGTGTTTTCTTAGAGCATGTGGTTGGTCAAATTGGTTTGTCAAATGTTCAAGTTGTAAGAGGAAGAGCCGAG GATTTGGGCCAGAATCTGTTATTTAGAGAGCAATTTGATGTAGCAGTGGCCAGAGCAGTTGCGGAAATGAGAATCTTAG CCGAATACTGCCTTCCTCTTGTTCGTGTCGGTGGCTTGTTTGTAGCTGCCAAGGGCCACAATCCTGAG GCAGAAGTTATGAATGCAGAGAGAGCAATTGGAACGATGGGTGCATCCATTTTGCAAGTATGCTCTG TGGAATCTCAAAGTCCACATGGACAGAGAACAGCCGTTGTATGTCTGAAAGCACGTCCCACACCAAGAAAGTACCCTCGTGATCCAG ATATATGA
- the LOC115708844 gene encoding uncharacterized protein LOC115708844 isoform X1, translated as MLVRQSVVPLSLGTFFKHLPILRPTTFSPRTLKRRTLSTSTILSSSYFETLTPTQKDQIHLYVDVLLQWNQKMNLTAIKEVNEVMERHVEDSLAVVPPIRNSYISHCSSSCNKLNLVDVGSGAGLPGVVLAIACPGWEVTLMESMKKRCVFLEHVVGQIGLSNVQVVRGRAEDLGQNLLFREQFDVAVARAVAEMRILAEYCLPLVRVGGLFVAAKGHNPEAEVMNAERAIGTMGASILQVCSVESQSPHGQRTAVVCLKARPTPRKYPRDPVELTFSSTILGGELYMHCSFIRPYYYLWQNNAYWETLLSCKVKKKLND; from the exons ATGCTAGTTAGACAGAGCGTAGTTCCCCTTTCTCTTGGGACTTTCTTCAAACACCTTCCCATTCTTAGGCCAACGACGTTTTCTCCACGCACACTCAAACGCAGAACCTTATCCACCTCCACAATTCTCTCCTCTTCCTACTTCGAAACGCTAACTCCCACCCAGAAGGATCAAATCCATCTCTACGTTGACGTTCTTCTTCAATGGAACCAG AAAATGAATTTGACAGCCATTAAAGAGGTTAACGAAGTCATGGAAAGACATGTGGAAGACTCGCTTGCTGTCGTACCTCCTATACGAAACTCTTACATCTCTCATTGTAGCTCATCGTGCAATAAACTTAACCTTGTTGATGTTGGGAGTGGTGCCGGTCTTCCTGGAGTTGTTTTAGCGATTGCTTGTCCTG GTTGGGAAGTTACCCTTATGGAGTCTATGAAGAAGCGTTGTGTTTTCTTAGAGCATGTGGTTGGTCAAATTGGTTTGTCAAATGTTCAAGTTGTAAGAGGAAGAGCCGAG GATTTGGGCCAGAATCTGTTATTTAGAGAGCAATTTGATGTAGCAGTGGCCAGAGCAGTTGCGGAAATGAGAATCTTAG CCGAATACTGCCTTCCTCTTGTTCGTGTCGGTGGCTTGTTTGTAGCTGCCAAGGGCCACAATCCTGAG GCAGAAGTTATGAATGCAGAGAGAGCAATTGGAACGATGGGTGCATCCATTTTGCAAGTATGCTCTG TGGAATCTCAAAGTCCACATGGACAGAGAACAGCCGTTGTATGTCTGAAAGCACGTCCCACACCAAGAAAGTACCCTCGTGATCCAG TGGAACTTACCTTTTCATCAACTATATTGGGTGGTGAGCTTTACATGCATTGTTCATTTATTCGTCCATATTACTACTTGTGGCAAAACAATGCTTATTGGGAGACATTGTTATCGTGTAAGGTAAAGAAAAAGCTAAATGATTGA
- the LOC115708844 gene encoding uncharacterized protein LOC115708844 isoform X2, translating to MLVRQSVVPLSLGTFFKHLPILRPTTFSPRTLKRRTLSTSTILSSSYFETLTPTQKDQIHLYVDVLLQWNQKMNLTAIKEVNEVMERHVEDSLAVVPPIRNSYISHCSSSCNKLNLVDVGSGAGLPGVVLAIACPGWEVTLMESMKKRCVFLEHVVGQIGLSNVQVVRGRAEDLGQNLLFREQFDVAVARAVAEMRILAEYCLPLVRVGGLFVAAKGHNPEAEVMNAERAIGTMGASILQVCSVESQSPHGQRTAVVCLKARPTPRKYPRDPGTPAKVPL from the exons ATGCTAGTTAGACAGAGCGTAGTTCCCCTTTCTCTTGGGACTTTCTTCAAACACCTTCCCATTCTTAGGCCAACGACGTTTTCTCCACGCACACTCAAACGCAGAACCTTATCCACCTCCACAATTCTCTCCTCTTCCTACTTCGAAACGCTAACTCCCACCCAGAAGGATCAAATCCATCTCTACGTTGACGTTCTTCTTCAATGGAACCAG AAAATGAATTTGACAGCCATTAAAGAGGTTAACGAAGTCATGGAAAGACATGTGGAAGACTCGCTTGCTGTCGTACCTCCTATACGAAACTCTTACATCTCTCATTGTAGCTCATCGTGCAATAAACTTAACCTTGTTGATGTTGGGAGTGGTGCCGGTCTTCCTGGAGTTGTTTTAGCGATTGCTTGTCCTG GTTGGGAAGTTACCCTTATGGAGTCTATGAAGAAGCGTTGTGTTTTCTTAGAGCATGTGGTTGGTCAAATTGGTTTGTCAAATGTTCAAGTTGTAAGAGGAAGAGCCGAG GATTTGGGCCAGAATCTGTTATTTAGAGAGCAATTTGATGTAGCAGTGGCCAGAGCAGTTGCGGAAATGAGAATCTTAG CCGAATACTGCCTTCCTCTTGTTCGTGTCGGTGGCTTGTTTGTAGCTGCCAAGGGCCACAATCCTGAG GCAGAAGTTATGAATGCAGAGAGAGCAATTGGAACGATGGGTGCATCCATTTTGCAAGTATGCTCTG TGGAATCTCAAAGTCCACATGGACAGAGAACAGCCGTTGTATGTCTGAAAGCACGTCCCACACCAAGAAAGTACCCTCGTGATCCAGGTACACCAGCGAAAGTTCCGCTGTAA